Proteins co-encoded in one Daphnia carinata strain CSIRO-1 chromosome 3, CSIRO_AGI_Dcar_HiC_V3, whole genome shotgun sequence genomic window:
- the LOC130698644 gene encoding uncharacterized protein LOC130698644 — MTRQVKSLADRQHFWKTLFEAKSLAAQLASLATDHIDGVTYDDLPHYGQVHVVAESASSLGDNFMSDTFIVTAQLTASENKTQTLSTFIKVLPTNALLRQAAYEAHTHHREINMYHHFFGLLREMHADQPIPLDVPDVYYTHIEEMVKDGTDGSGICTLLEDLKAQGYRMAEKALGADYRHCHMALTSLAHYHALTLNVLRKWTDPSTGELSNMPSTTDFFLKEKTMYDMGLLEMIQDNFKNIVEFAAEVERPDLVEWLKELEERLPDVIMYDTKENCGPLACILHGDFWNNNMLFKYDGQQGTNANIPIALKMIDFQISRIGHPISDILYFMYSSAAPETREKHMVVLLRYYFDTLTTDLRLLGISLDDYTWEDFFKDYKRRSLTGMFMGIVVLSFVLNKKVLTKLDDLDAEERLKEPKPESDVEPEKGASGMTLELEETMKNMMKSQKLSDNPTLTDRLLKLIVEVKALNNS, encoded by the exons ATGACTAGACAAGTAAAGAGCTTGGCAGATCGGCAGCATTTCTGGAAGACCCTCTTTGAGGCGAAGAGCTTGGCTGCCCAACTGGCCTCTCTGGCAACAGATCATATCGATGGCGTCACTTACGATGACCTGCCCCACTACGGACAAGTGCATGTTGTGGCCGAATCCGCGTCCAGCCTAGGGGACAATTTTATGAGCGATACTTTCATTGTAACAGCTCAACTTACAGCATCGGAAAACAAGACTCAGACGTTGAGTACATTTATCAAA GTCCTTCCAACGAATGCGCTGTTGCGTCAGGCAGCGTACGAGGCACACACTCATCACCGTGAGATTAACATGTACCATCATTTCTTTGGCCTGCTGAGGGAAATGCATGCCGATCAACCGATCCCGCTAGACGTGCCCGATGTCTACTACACTCACATCGAGGAGATGGTCAAGGATGGAACAGATGGTTCGGGTATTTGCACGTTGCTCGAGGATCTCAAGGCACAGGGTTATCGCATGGCTGAAAAGGCACTAGGTGCTGATTATCGACACTGTCACATGGCACTGACGTCGTTGGCACATTATCACGCCTTAACTCTGAACGTCCTAAGAAAATGGACAGATCCTTCGACTGGAGAATTGTCCAACATGCCATCGACAACTGActttttcttgaaagaaaagacaatgtACGATATGGGCCTGCTCGAAATGATCCAAGATAATTTCAAGAATATTGTCGAATTCGCTGCAGAGGTCGAAAGACCCGAC CTCGTCGAATGGTTAAAGGAACTGGAGGAACGTTTGCCCGACGTTATCATGTACGACACAAAGGAAAATTGCGGTCCATTGGCTTGCATCCTTCATGGCGATTTCTGGAACAACAACATGCTGTTCAAATACGATGGTCAGCAAGGAACCAATGCCAACATTCCAATCGCACTCAAAAtgattgattttcaaatttcaagaATCGGACATCCAATCAGTGACATCCTTTACTTCATGTACTCGAGCGCTGCCCCTGAAACGAGAGAGAAACATATGGTGGTTTTGCTCCGTTATTATTTCGATACTCTAACCACTGATTTGAGGTTACTTGGCATTTCGCTCGATGATTATACTTGGGAAGATTTCTTCAAAGACTACAAGAGGAGGTCGTTAACGGGGATGTTTATGGGCATCGTcgttttatcttttgttttgaacaaGAAAGTGCTGACCAAGTTGGACGATTTGGATGCAGAGGAGAGGCTCAAAGAACCAAAACCAG AGTCGGACGTGGAACCAGAAAAAGGTGCCAGTGGAATGACGCTCGAATTGGAAGAAACCATGAAAAACATGATGAAATCACAGAAATTGAGCGACAATCCAACCCTTACCGATCGACTTTTGAAACTGATCGTAGAAGTTAAAGCCCTCAACAATTCTTAA
- the LOC130698640 gene encoding uncharacterized protein LOC130698640: MSGEIKTLGDKQLFWKTLFETKKLAAQLASIVTNHVNGVTYDDLPQYGNVHVVAQSGSNLGDNFQRDTFIVSARLLQGQHLSTFIKVLPSNSFLRQAVDGSRVHQREINMYQHFFALLREMHADQPIPLDIPDCYYTHLEEVVKGETDGSNTCIVLEDLKTENYRMVDITGGLDYRHCHMALTSLAHYHAQTLNALRTWKDSSTGELSKVPLAAKFIFDEMSMFDMGITHALQNFATTVVDFAKPVNRPDLVEWLTDLQQRLPEIMLVDNVETSGPLACILHGDFWNNNMLFKYAEQTDRPEDRTTNETASVNIPVSLKMLDFQQSRIGHPLSDVLYFMYTSTMPELREQHMLVLLRHYFDTLTTDLLFLGVSLDNYTWENFMEDYKKRSLMWMFAGVLMITMTQNKQAASTLQDMDEAEQKKGPTSDTDVEPMKDESGLNLEMEEKMKNMMATQALRASSVLSDRILKLMEVKALNDS, translated from the exons ATGAGTGGAGAAATCAAGACCCTGGGTGATAAACAACTTTTTTGGAAAACCCTTTTTGAAACCAAAAAATTGGCTGCCCAGCTGGCCTCCATCGTGACGAATCACGTTAATGGCGTCACCTATGATGACTTGCCCCAGTATGGAAACGTACACGTCGTGGCTCAATCTGGCTCAAATTTAGGTGACAATTTCCAACGCGACACGTTCATTGTGTCTGCACGGCTGTTGCAAGGCCAACACTTGAGTACTTTCATCAAG gTACTGCCGTCGAATTCCTTTCTGCGCCAAGCTGTGGACGGGTCTCGTGTCCATCAACGCGAGATCAACATGTACCAACATTTTTTCGCTCTCCTGCGAGAGATGCATGCCGACCAACCGATTCCCTTGGACATCCCAGATTGTTACTACACCCATCTGGAGGAAGTTGTCAAGGGCGAGACGGACGGATCGAATACTTGCATCGTACTTGAAGACTTGAAAACAGAGAATTATCGCATGGTGGATATAACAGGAGGACTTGATTATCGTCATTGCCACATGGCTCTGACATCGCTAGCTCATTATCACGCTCAAACGCTAAATGCATTGAGAACTTGGAAAGACTCGTCCACAGGAGAGTTATCCAAGGTGCCACTTGctgcaaaatttatttttgatgaaATGTCCATGTTTGACATGGGTATCACCCATGCCCTTCAGAATTTTGCCACCACTGTCGTCGATTTTGCCAAACCAGTTAACCGACCTGAT TTAGTCGAGTGGTTGACGGATCTTCAGCAACGGCTACCGGAGATCATGTTAGTCGACAATGTAGAGACCAGTGGTCCACTGGCTTGCATCCTTCACGGAGATTTTTGGAACAACAACATGCTGTTCAAATACGCAGAGCAGACGGATCGCCCCGAAGATAGGACAACGAACGAAACTGCATCCGTAAACATTCCTGTTTCGTTAAAAATGCTCGATTTTCAGCAATCGAGGATAGGCCATCCACTCAGCGATGTGCTTTACTTCATGTACACGAGTACAATGCCAGAGTTGAGGGAGCAACACATGCTCGTCTTGCTTCGTCATTATTTCGATACGTTGACGACTGATTTGCTATTTCTCGGCGTTTCACTCGACAACTACACGTGGGAAAATTTTATGGAAGACTACAAGAAAAGATCCTTGATGTGGATGTTTGCTGGTGTCTTGATGATTACCATGACCCAAAACAAGCAAGCCGCTTCCACTTTACAAGACATGGATGAGgcagaacaaaagaaaggtcCTACATCAG ATACGGACGTGGAACCAATGAAGGATGAAAGTGGATTGAACCTCGAAATGgaggaaaagatgaagaacaTGATGGCGACTCAGGCATTGCGTGCTAGTTCGGTTTTGTCGGACCGAATCCTTAAACTGATGGAAGTGAAGGCTTTAAATGATTCATAA
- the LOC130698677 gene encoding serine/threonine-protein phosphatase 6 regulatory ankyrin repeat subunit B-like: MSSTTAVNVDGIEFDRNDLLGIGGFGSVHRGKHKGQSVAIKRILKLNNKDQVVNDELKILQQLDHPNIVKFVHFARDDNFNYIALELCDASLDRVFLKEDDRRKYKGPALPNNFEIFYQLATGLKYIHSQNLIHRDIKPENILISVKHTDQGEEIKIKWADFGLSRAVNDRGTFTMSGIRGTFLWFSPEIMEIMGNGLRIEETRGSIKSDVFAEGLVFGYILLKGKHIYGENALEIANNILKNESVNMSEIHKNHLARNLIEQMLINTSDTRITSEQVVNQLADIKIKLIEKEKHLQLLCKHHTTVFGNKIKNLIQLGVDLNSKNGDEWNALHFLCRYNSSPHLMDAIKILIDLGIDKNAKTNHGSNALHYLCENSSSSHLIDAIKLLIKLGIDKNAKTNDGSNALLLLCRNSSSPHFIDAIKLLIELGIDKNAKTNHGSNALHYLCCNNSSPHLIDTIKLLIELGIDKKAKDNVGWNALHLLCRFNSSQHLIHAIKLLIELGIDKDAKSNKGQNALHLLCRYSSSPHFIDAIKLLIELGIDKNAKDNDGCNALHLLCRYNSSQHLSDAIKLLIDLGIDKNAKTNDGSNALHYLCENSSSSHLIDAIKLLIKLGIDKNAKDNYGSNALHYLCRNNSSPHLIDAIKLLIKLGSDKNAKTNDGSNALHYLCCNNSSPHLIDTIKLLIELGFDKNAKNNHGSNALHLLCRNCSSPHLIDVIKFLIELGIDKNAKDNHGYNALHDLCRHNSSPHLIYAIKFLIELGIDKNAKSNDGMNALHYLCWNNSSPHLIDAIKFLIELGIDRNAKSNDGCNALHLLCWNNSSSHLIDAIKILIEHDIDKNAKSNDGWNALHLLCRYNSSPHLIDAIKLLIKIGIDKNAKDNDGRNALHRLCCNKSIPHLIDAIKFLIELGIDKNAKANNGWNALHYLCWNNSSPHLIDAIKFLIELGIDKDAKDNDGSNALHLLCWNNSSSHLIDAIKLLIKIGIDKNAKDNDGRNALHYLCWNNSSPHLIDAIKFLIELGIDKDAKDNDGSNALHLLCWNNSSSHLIDAIKLLIKIGIDKNAKDNDGRNALHRLCCNKSIPHLIDAIKFLIELGIDKNAKANNGWNALHYLCWNNSSPHLIDAIKFLIELGIDKDAKDNDGSNALHLLCWNNSSSHLIDAIKLLIKIGIDKNAKDNDGRNALHYLCWNNSSPHLIDAIKFLIELGIDKDAKDNDGSNALPLLCWNNSSSHLIDAIKLLIKIGIDKNAKDNDGRNALHRLCCNKSIPHLIDAIKFLIELGIDKNAKANNGWNALHYLCWNNSSPHLIDAIKFLIELGIDKNAKANNGRNALHYLCWNNSSPHLIDAIKFLIELGIDKDAKDNDGSNALHLLCWNNSSSHLIDAIKLLIKIGIDKNAKDNDGRNALHRL; encoded by the exons ATGTCATCGACTACTGCCGTAAATGTAGATGGCATCGAATTTGATCGCAATGATCTTTTGGGTATTGGTGGCTTCGGTTCAGTGCATCGAGGTAAACATAAAGGTCAAAGTGtagcaatcaaaagaattcTGAAGCTAAATAACAAAGATCAAGTAGTTAACGACGAGTTAAAAATTCTGCAGCAGTTAGATCATCCCAATATTGTTAAATTTGTGCACTTCGCAAGGGATGATAACTTCAA TTACATTGCTTTGGAATTGTGCGACGCATCATTAGATCGGGTATTCCTAAAAGAGGACGATCGTCGGAAATACAAAGGACCTGCATTACCAAATAATTTCGAAATTTTCTACCAGTTAGCCACTGGTCTCAAATACATTCATTCACAGAACCTAATCCATCGGGACATTAAACCGGAAAACATTCTCATTTCTGTGAAACATACTGATCAAGGTGAAGAGATAAAGATCAAGTGGGCTGATTTTGGATTGTCAAGAGCAGTGAATGACAGAGGAACTTTCACAATGAGTGGAATCAGAGGgacttttctttggttttctcCCGAAATTATGGAAATTATGGGAAACGGCCTGCGCATTGAAGAAACTAGAGGCTCTATCAAAAGCGACGTATTCGCAGAAGGCCTCGTCTTTGGTTACATTCtcttaaaaggaaaacatatcTACGGCGAAAATGCTTTAGAAATTGCGAACAACATCCTGAAAAACGAATCAGTCAATATGAGTG aaatTCACAAAAACCATTTAGCACGTAACTTAATAGAACAAATGCTGATCAACACATCTGATACAAGAATTACATCTGAACAAGTTGTTAACCAGCTTGCTGacataaaaatcaaa CtcatcgaaaaagaaaaacacctgCAACTGCTGTGTAAACATCACACAACAGTTTTTgggaataaaatcaaaaatttaatcCAACTCGGTGTCGACTTAAACTCAAAGAATGGCGATgaatggaatgcgcttcattttttgtgtcgatacaattcaagcccacacttaatggATGCGATTAAAATCTTGATCGATCTCGGCAttgacaaaaacgcaaaaaccaaccatggatcgaatgcgcttcattatttgtgtgaaaaCAGTTCAAGctcacacttaatcgatgcaattaaactcttgatcaaactcggcatcgataaaaacgcaaaaaccaacgatggatcgaatgcgcttcttcttttgtgtcgaaacagttcaagcccacacttcatcgatgcaattaaactcttgatcgaactcggcattgacaaaaacgcaaaaaccaaccatggatcgaatgcgcttcattatttgtgttgtaacaattcaagcccacacttaatcgatacaattaaactcttgatcgaactcggcatcgacaaaaaagCAAAGGACAACgttggatggaatgcgcttcatctgtTATGTCGATTCAATTCAAGCCAACACTTAATCCatgcaattaaactcttgatcgaactcggcatcgacaaggacgcaaagtCAAACAAGGGAcagaatgcgcttcatcttttgtgtcgatacagttcaagcccacacttcatcgatgcaattaaactcttgatcgaactcggcatcgacaaaaacgcaaaggacaacgatggatgtaatgcgcttcatcttttgtgtcgatacaattcaagccaacacttaagcgatgcaattaaactcttgatcgatctcggcatcgacaaaaacgcaaaaaccaacgatggatcgaatgcgcttcattatttgtgtgaaaaCAGTTCAAGctcacacttaatcgatgcaattaaactcttgatcaaactcggcatcgacaaaaacgcaaaggacaactaTGGATctaatgcgcttcattatttgtgtcgaaacaattcaagcccacacttaatcgatgcaattaaactcttgattaAACTCGGCagcgacaaaaacgcaaaaaccaacgatggatccaatgcgcttcattatttgtgttgtaacaattcaagcccacacttaatcgatacgattaaactcttgatcgaactcggcttcgacaaaaacgcaaaaaacaaccatggatcgaatgcgcttcatcttttgtgtcgaaactgttcaagcccacacttaatcgatgtgattaaatttttgattgaactcggcattgacaaaaacgcaaaggacaaccATGGATACAATGCGCTTCATGACTTGTGTCgacacaattcaagcccacacttaatctatgcgattaaatttttgattgaactcggcatcgacaaaaacgcaaaatccaacgatggaatgaatgcgcttcattatttgtgttggaacaattcaagcccacacttaatcgatgcgattaaatttttgattgaactcggcatcgacagaAACGCAAAATCCAACGATGGATgtaatgcgcttcatcttttgtgttggAACAATTCAAGctcacacttaatcgatgcgattaaaatCTTGATCGAACACGACAtagacaaaaacgcaaaatccaacgatggatggaatgcgcttcatcttttgtgtcgatacaattccagcccacacttaatcgatgcaattaaactcttgatcaaaatcggcatcgacaaaaacgcaaaggacaacgatggaaggaatgcgcttcatcgtTTGTGTTGCAACAAGTCAatcccacacttaatcgatgcgattaaatttttgattgaactcggcatcgacaaaaacgcaaaagccaacaatggatggaatgcgcttcattatttgtgttggaacaattcaagcccacacttaatcgatgcgattaaatttttgattgaactcggcatcgacaaggatgcaaaggacaacgatggatcgaatgcgcttcatcttttgtgttggAACAATTCAAGctcacacttaatcgatgcaattaaactcttgatcaaaatcggcatcgacaaaaacgcaaaggacaacgatggaaggaatgcgcttcattatttgtgttggaacaattcaagcccacacttaatcgatgcgattaaatttttgattgaactcggcatcgacaaggatgcaaaggacaacgatggatcgaatgcgcttcatcttttgtgttggAACAATTCAAGctcacacttaatcgatgcaattaaactcttgatcaaaatcggcatcgacaaaaacgcaaaggacaacgatggaaggaatgcgcttcatcgtTTGTGTTGCAACAAGTCAatcccacacttaatcgatgcgattaaatttttgattgaactcggcatcgacaaaaacgcaaaagccaacaatggatggaatgcgcttcattatttgtgttggaacaattcaagcccacacttaatcgatgcgattaaatttttgattgaactcggcatcgacaaggatgcaaaggacaacgatggatcgaatgcgcttcatcttttgtgttggAACAATTCAAGctcacacttaatcgatgcaattaaactcttgatcaaaatcggcatcgacaaaaacgcaaaggacaacgatggaaggaatgcgcttcattatttgtgttggaacaattcaagcccacacttaatcgatgcgattaaatttttgattgaactcggcatcgacaaggatgcaaaggacaacgatggatcgaatgcgcttccTCTTTTGTGTTGGAACAATTCAAGctcacacttaatcgatgcaattaaactcttgatcaaaatcggcatcgacaaaaacgcaaaggacaacgatggaaggaatgcgcttcatcgtTTGTGTTGCAACAAGTCAatcccacacttaatcgatgcgattaaatttttgattgaactcggcatcgacaaaaacgcaaaagccaacaatggatggaatgcgcttcattatttgtgttggaacaattcaagcccacacttaatcgatgcgattaaatttttgattgaactcggcatcgacaaaaacgcaaaagccaacaatggaaggaatgcgcttcattatttgtgttggaacaattcaagcccacacttaatcgatgcgattaaatttttgattgaactcggcatcgacaaggatgcaaaggacaacgatggatcgaatgcgcttcatcttttgtgttggAACAATTCAAGctcacacttaatcgatgcaattaaactcttgatcaaaatcggcatcgacaaaaacgcaaaggacaacgatggaaggaatgcgcttcatcgtTTGtga
- the LOC130698638 gene encoding putative ankyrin repeat protein RF_0381, whose amino-acid sequence MSSTTAVNVDGIQFNRDDLLGSGGFGSVYRGKYKNQSIAVKRILKINGKDQVADNELNNLKQLDHPNIVKLLHSASDVDFNYLALELCDASLDQVFLNEDDSRRYKGPALPNNFEVFSQLASGLDYIHSKNVIHRDIKPGNILISVKHTDQGEEITIKWADFGLSREVSERGTFTMSGVKGTQIWFSPEEMEIIGGNLRIEETRGSIQSDVYAEGLVFGYILLKGKHIYGENDIESGKNIMKNKPVNMNKIHHRHLARNLIEQMLIKTPYERITSKQVVDQLQSIKIKLTEGEKNLHRLCADQRPTPNLSILEQWLFEYARDLRNDIKSLMQLGIDVNAKNEDGWNALHLLCRFNSSQNLIDAIKLLVELGIDQNAKTNQGSSALHFLCRYSSSPHLIDAIELLIQLGIDINAKDNNGLNALHLLCRFSSSPHLIDAIKLLIELGIDKNAKTKDGSNALHRLCSNNSSPHLIDAIELLIQLGIDLNAKDNEGSNALHLLCFISSSPHLIDAIKLLIELGIDKNAKTKNGSNALHLLCPYNSSPHLIDAIELLIQLGIDLNAKDNNGLNALHLLCFINSSPHLIDAIKVLIELGIDQNAKTNAGMNALHFLCLKNSSPHLIDAIELLIQLGIDLNAKDNNGLNALHALCSHNSSPHLIDAIKLLIQLGIDLNAKDNNGLNALHALCSHNSSPHLIDAIKLLIQLGIDLNAKDNKGSNALHLFCYFSSSPHLIDAIKLLVELGIDKETKTNAGLNALHVLCRFNSSPHLIDAIKLLIELGIDKNAKTYFRWNALDLCRRNKNLANCNVDEIFETV is encoded by the exons ATGTCATCGACTACTGCCGTAAATGTAGATGGCATCCAATTCAATCGCGACGACCTTTTGGGAAGTGGTGGCTTCGGTTCAGTGTATCGaggtaaatataaaaatcaaagtatAGCAGTAAAAAGAATTCTGAAGATAAATGGCAAAGATCAAGTAGCTGACAACGAGCTAAATAATCTGAAGCAGTTAGACCATCCCAATATAGTTAAACTACTTCACTCGGCAAGTGATGTCGACTTCAA TTATTTGGCTTTGGAATTGTGCGACGCATCATTGGATCAGGTGTTCCTAAATGAGGACGATTCTCGGAGATATAAAGGACCTGCATTACCAAATAATTTCGAGGTTTTCTCCCAATTAGCCTCCGGTCTCGATTACATTCATTCAAAGAATGTAATCCATCGGGACATTAAACCGGGCAATATTCTCATTTCTGTGAAACATACTGACCAAGGAGAAGAGATAACGATCAAGTGGGCTGATTTTGGATTGTCACGAGAAGTGAGTGAACGCGGAACATTCACAATGAGTGGAGTCAAAGGGACTCAAATTTGGTTCTCTCCCGAAGAGATGGAAATTATAGGCGGAAACCTACGCATCGAAGAAACGAGAGGCTCCATCCAAAGCGACGTATACGCAGAAGGCCTCGTCTTCGGTTATATTCttttgaaaggaaaacataTCTATGGCGAAAATGATATAGAAAGTGGAAAAAACATCATGAAAAACAAACCAGTCAATATGAATA AAATTCATCACAGGCATTTAGCCCGTAACTTAATAGAACAAATGCTGATCAAGACACCTTACGAAAGAATTACATCCAAACAAGTTGTTGATCAACTTCAATccataaaaatcaaa CTTacggaaggagaaaaaaatctgCATCGGTTGTGTGCAGATCAACGTCCAACGCCAAATTTAAGCATATTAGAACAATGGCTATTCGAATATGCAAGAGATTTAAGGAATGATATCAAATCTTTAATGCAACTCGGtatcgacgtaaacgcaaagaacgaagatggatggaatgcgcttcatcttttgtgtcgattcaattcaagccaaaacttaatcgatgcgattaaactcttagtcgaactcggcatcgaccaaaacgcaaaaaccaaccaGGGATCCAGCgcccttcattttttgtgtcgatacagttcaagcccacacttaatcgatgcgattgaACTCTTGATccaactcggcatcgacataaacgcaaaggacaacaatggattgaatgcgcttcatctgtTATGTCGATTcagttcaagcccacacttaatcgatgcgattaaactcttgatcgaactcggcatcgacaaaaacgcaaaaaccaaagATGGATCCAATGCACTTCATCGtctgtgttctaacaattcaagcccacatttaatcgatgcgattgaACTCTTGATCCAACTCGGCATCGACctaaacgcaaaggacaacgaagggtcgaatgcgcttcatcttttgtgttttatcagttcaagcccacacttaatcgatgcgattaaactcttgatcgaactcggcatcgacaaaaacgcaaaaaccaaaaatggatCCAATGCACTTCATCTTCTGTGTccttacaattcaagcccacatttaatcgatgcgattgaACTCTTGATCCAACTCGGCATCGACctaaacgcaaaggacaacaatggattgaatgcgcttcatcttttgtgttttatcaattcaagcccacacttaatcgatgcgattaaagtcttgatcgaactcggcatcgaccaaaacgcaaaaaccaatgctggaatgaatgcgcttcattttttgtgtcttAAAAATTCAAGCCCCCACTTAATCGATGCCATTGAACTCTTGATCCAACTCGGCATCGACctaaacgcaaaggacaacaatGGATTGAATGCGCTTCATGCTTTGTGTTCtcacaattcaagcccacacttaatcgatgcgattaaactcttgatccaactcggcatcgacctaaacgcaaaggacaacaatGGATTGAATGCGCTTCATGCTTTGTGTTCtcacaattcaagcccacacttaatcgatgcgattaaactcttgatccaactcggcatcgacctaaacgcaaaggacaacaaagggtcgaatgcgcttcatcttttctgttatttcagttcaagcccacacttaatcgatgcgattaaactcttggtcgaactcggcatcgacaaggagaCAAAAACCAATGCTGGATTGAATGCGCTTCATGTTTTGTGTCGattcaattcaagcccacacttaatcgatgcgattaaactcttgattgaactcggcatcgacaaaaacgcaaagacTTACTTTAGATGGAATGCACTCGACTTGTGTCGGCGTAATAAAAATCTTGCAAATTGCAACGTGGACGAAATCTTTGAAACCgtatga
- the LOC130698641 gene encoding uncharacterized protein LOC130698641 translates to MNGKSKCLSDRQHFWKVLFETKKLAAQLASLATDHIDGVTYDDIPQYGKVHVVAQSGSNLGDNFQSDTFIVTARLLQGQHEEPIDVLSTFIKVLPSNFLLRKSAYESRVHHREINMYHHIFALLRELHADQPIPLDVPDCYYTHLEQVVKGETDGSGTCILLEDLKSENYRMADKIRGADYRHCHMALTSLAHYHALTLNAVRKWKDPSTGGLSNMPPVAKFILEEKSMYDVGIIKILQDFSISIVNFAKEIDRPGVVEWLSDIQQRMPEIVLVDNLESSGPLACILHGDFWNNNMLFKYAEQSDRPEDGNSENAPADIPVSLRMLDFQLSRIGHPLSDVLYFMYTSTMPELRERYMLVLLRYYFDTLTTDLRLLGISLDNYSWQHFLEDYKKRSLMWMLIGVMIVSMTQNKKVVTSLQDMDADEQLKEPKPVNEEMDVEPVKGESGMSLEMEETYKNMMATYVLSDSPALSDRILKLILEAMALNCS, encoded by the exons atgaatggaaaaaGCAAGTGTCTGAGTGATCGACAGCATTTTTGGAAAGTACTTTTTGAAACCAAAAAATTGGCTGCCCAGCTAGCCTCCTTGGCGACGGATCACATTGATGGCGTCACCTACGATGACATACCCCAGTACGGAAAAGTGCACGTCGTGGCTCAATCTGGTTCAAATTTAGGTGACAATTTCCAGAGCGATACGTTCATTGTAACTGCCCGGCTATTGCAAGGCCAACACGAAGAGCCAATCGACGTCTTGAGTACTTTCATTAAG GTGCTGCCATCTAATTTCTTGCTTCGTAAATCGGCTTACGAGTCTCGCGTTCATCACCGTGAGATCAACATGTACCACCACATCTTCGCTCTTCTACGAGAACTGCATGCCGATCAGCCGATTCCATTAGATGTTCCAGACTGTTACTACACCCATCTGGAACAGGTTGTCAAGGGCGAGACGGACGGATCGGGTACTTGCATTTTACTGGAGGATCTCAAATCAGAGAATTATCGTATGGCGGATAAAATACGAGGTGCCGATTATCGCCACTGTCACATGGCATTGACGTCATTGGCTCATTATCACGCCTTGACTCTGAACGCTGTGAGAAAATGGAAAGATCCGTCAACAGGAGGATTGTCCAATATGCCACCTGTGGCGAAATTCATTTTGGAAGAGAAATCCATGTATGACGTAGGAATCATTAAAATCCTTCAAGACTTTTCCATCTCGATCGTCAATTTCGCCAAAGAAATAGACAGACCTGGT GTAGTTGAATGGTTGTCAGACATACAGCAGCGAATGCCAGAAATCGTTTTAGTCGACAATCTGGAGAGCAGCGGTCCATTGGCTTGCATTCTTCATGGGGATTTCTGGAACAACAATATGCTGTTCAAATACGCAGAGCAGTCGGATCGCCCTGAAGATGGAAATAGCGAGAATGCACCAGCAGACATTCCTGTTTCACTGAGAATGCTCGATTTTCAACTATCGAGGATCGGCCACCCACTCAGCGACGTCCTTTACTTCATGTACACGAGTACAATGCCGGAGTTGAGAGAACGTTACATGCTCGTATTACTTCGTTATTATTTTGATACGTTGACGACCGATCTGAGGTTGCTCGGCATTTCGTTGGACAACTACAGCTGGCAACACTTTTTGGAGGATTACAAGAAAAGGTCGTTAATGTGGATGTTGATAGGCGTCATGATCGTTTCCATGACCCAAAATAAGAAGGTTGTGACCAGTTTACAAGATATGGATGCAGACGAGCAACTAAAAGAGCCCAAACCAG TGAACGAAGAGATGGATGTGGAGCCAGTTAAGGGCGAAAGTGGAATGAGCCTCGAAATGGAGGAAACTTACAAGAACATGATGGCGACGTATGTACTGAGTGATAGTCCGGCTCTGTCCGATCGAATTCTTAAACTGATCCTGGAGGCTATGGCCTTAAATTGCTCTTAA